A genomic window from Yoonia rosea includes:
- a CDS encoding CheR family methyltransferase, whose amino-acid sequence MMQRIPSSSGETPNDFTFSDHDFQMISNLANARYGLFLQPSKKALVHSRLAKRLRALKLASFEDYCSLLNKTEGDAERPHLLSALTTNVTHFFREIHHFDFLKDVLMPQLIEKAQAGNPVRIWSSACSSGQEAYSIAAALIAAAPKVSQYDVKILATDIDPQVIQTAKRAVYPTEQIATLPPFWRDLLTGSKRSQSGEFSIDPTLQNLISFGELNLIADWPMRGKFDVILCRNAAIYFDKATQARLWGRFAEVMVEGGHLMIGHSERLSGPAQSAFKSVGITTYQKLTGASAPSKITDKGDKN is encoded by the coding sequence ATGATGCAGCGTATCCCGTCCTCATCTGGGGAAACACCAAACGATTTCACGTTTTCGGATCATGATTTTCAGATGATCTCGAATCTCGCGAACGCGCGCTACGGACTCTTCTTGCAGCCATCCAAAAAGGCGCTTGTTCACTCGCGCCTCGCAAAGCGCTTGCGCGCTCTCAAACTTGCCAGTTTTGAAGACTACTGCAGTCTACTCAACAAGACTGAGGGCGATGCGGAGCGTCCACATCTTCTGTCAGCACTCACAACGAACGTGACTCATTTTTTCCGTGAGATACACCATTTTGACTTTCTGAAAGACGTGCTGATGCCGCAGTTGATTGAAAAGGCGCAGGCAGGCAATCCAGTGCGGATTTGGTCTTCGGCCTGTTCATCCGGGCAAGAGGCGTATTCGATTGCGGCGGCGCTCATTGCCGCCGCACCGAAAGTCTCACAATATGACGTCAAGATCCTTGCCACAGATATCGACCCACAAGTGATTCAAACGGCAAAACGCGCCGTCTATCCTACCGAGCAGATCGCGACATTACCGCCCTTTTGGCGCGACCTGCTGACCGGTTCCAAGAGATCGCAATCCGGCGAATTCAGCATTGATCCGACGTTACAAAACCTCATCTCCTTTGGCGAACTCAATCTGATTGCCGACTGGCCGATGAGGGGCAAGTTTGATGTCATCCTTTGTCGCAACGCGGCCATTTATTTCGATAAAGCCACGCAAGCGCGCCTTTGGGGGCGTTTTGCCGAAGTGATGGTTGAAGGGGGGCATCTTATGATCGGCCATTCAGAACGGTTGAGCGGCCCGGCACAGTCAGCATTCAAAAGCGTCGGCATCACGACCTACCAAAAACTGACTGGGGCGTCGGCCCCTTCCAAAATAACGGATAAAGGAGACAAAAATTGA
- a CDS encoding chemotaxis protein CheW: MQQHEDPKAAKQIEFVTLVAGGQSFCIEITQIREIRRWTPVTLLPHSPPYVLGVINLRGAVIPILDLAAKLGFRAIEPTERHVIIIISVEERTVGLLVESVSEILGISSDMVRETPRTEEDESTRAINGIIPTGDDMIKILSLEALLPSKLATAA; this comes from the coding sequence ATGCAGCAACATGAAGATCCCAAAGCCGCAAAACAGATTGAATTTGTGACACTGGTTGCAGGCGGACAAAGCTTCTGCATCGAAATCACGCAAATTCGCGAAATCCGGCGTTGGACACCGGTTACCCTGTTGCCGCATTCACCACCCTATGTCCTCGGTGTTATCAACTTGCGCGGTGCCGTCATTCCTATTCTAGACCTTGCGGCCAAACTCGGCTTTCGCGCAATCGAGCCGACAGAGCGTCATGTCATCATCATCATCTCAGTTGAAGAACGCACTGTGGGCCTATTGGTTGAATCTGTTTCTGAAATCTTGGGGATCAGCTCCGACATGGTGCGCGAAACGCCACGCACCGAAGAAGATGAATCTACCCGCGCAATCAACGGGATCATCCCAACGGGCGATGACATGATAAAAATTCTTAGTCTTGAGGCACTCTTGCCCTCAAAGCTTGCGACGGCCGCATGA
- a CDS encoding CheB methylesterase domain-containing protein, whose protein sequence is MKFLIAHQSQLSMGRVRRAIAAAHPQAQFLTATSLTEAYNLSEHHEPDCVFISETLASLPECELLLSLFGILKITCVVLTEANTRAEVYALPDSLAKIPEADLEQHLGKIVKAAGQATPVARADPKKESAVSNYDPNKFILIGASTGGIDALITIAQHFGENCPPVLIVQHTGGSFAKSLIRLLNSACRATVTPAEDGLDIEPGHIYLAPDDRFHLTLAQRRRPSIHLKSHDLISGHRPSIDALFMSALPLAPQVTAALLTGMGKDGAAGLTELRRAGAHTIGQDQHTSVVYGMPRVAMEMGGVCLQLPLGKIGPALLKASAGKMRA, encoded by the coding sequence ATGAAATTTCTGATCGCACATCAATCTCAGCTTTCCATGGGACGTGTCCGGCGTGCGATAGCTGCGGCGCATCCACAAGCACAGTTTCTGACAGCAACTTCCCTGACCGAAGCCTACAATTTGTCAGAACATCATGAACCGGACTGCGTCTTTATCTCGGAAACACTTGCCAGTCTTCCGGAATGCGAGCTTCTCTTGTCTTTATTTGGCATTCTCAAAATCACTTGCGTGGTCTTGACTGAGGCAAACACGCGCGCCGAAGTCTATGCGCTTCCTGACTCCCTCGCAAAAATCCCTGAAGCAGATTTGGAACAGCACCTTGGCAAGATCGTGAAGGCCGCGGGCCAGGCAACCCCCGTTGCACGCGCTGATCCGAAAAAGGAAAGTGCTGTCAGCAACTATGATCCAAACAAGTTTATCCTCATCGGCGCGTCCACTGGCGGGATCGACGCATTGATCACAATCGCACAACACTTTGGAGAAAACTGCCCGCCAGTTTTGATTGTACAGCATACCGGCGGCAGCTTTGCCAAAAGTCTGATCCGCCTACTGAATAGCGCGTGCCGTGCCACGGTGACACCTGCCGAAGACGGGTTAGACATAGAACCAGGACATATCTACCTCGCACCTGACGATAGATTCCATCTCACGCTTGCCCAACGCAGGAGACCGTCCATTCATCTAAAGTCTCACGATTTGATATCGGGGCATCGGCCTTCGATTGATGCGCTCTTCATGTCGGCCTTGCCACTGGCTCCACAAGTCACAGCCGCACTTCTCACGGGGATGGGTAAAGATGGCGCAGCCGGTCTGACCGAATTGCGCAGGGCCGGCGCGCATACGATAGGACAAGATCAGCATACCAGTGTCGTCTACGGCATGCCGCGCGTGGCCATGGAAATGGGTGGCGTGTGCCTGCAACTCCCCCTCGGCAAAATCGGGCCTGCGCTTTTGAAGGCATCAGCAGGAAAGATGCGCGCATGA
- a CDS encoding NAD(P)-dependent oxidoreductase — MTKLAFLGLGVMGYPMAGHLQAAGHDVTVYNRTTAKAKKWVAQHGGALGETPRAAAEGAALVMACVGNDDDLRSVCLGEDGAFAAMPAGSIFVDHTTVSAAVTRELHDVAAEKGIAFVDAPVSGGQAGAENGALSVMCGGAEDSYARAEAVIAAYAKLCRRIGDSGAGQMTKMCNQIAIAGLVQGLSEALHFAQKAGLNGEAVVEVISQGAAGSWQMSNRYQTMLADKWDHGFAVDWMRKDLGICLDAADENGASLPVTALVDQFYKDVQKLGGGRWDTSSLLKRLQEIDEKSGSY; from the coding sequence ATGACGAAACTAGCGTTTTTGGGTCTCGGGGTCATGGGGTACCCCATGGCAGGTCACCTTCAGGCGGCGGGGCATGATGTGACGGTCTATAACCGCACAACGGCCAAGGCAAAAAAATGGGTGGCGCAGCACGGTGGCGCGCTGGGCGAAACGCCGCGTGCAGCAGCGGAAGGGGCCGCGTTGGTTATGGCCTGCGTGGGGAATGATGATGACCTGCGGTCAGTGTGTTTGGGCGAAGACGGGGCCTTTGCGGCCATGCCGGCAGGATCCATCTTTGTCGATCACACGACAGTTTCTGCGGCAGTCACACGGGAATTGCATGATGTGGCTGCCGAAAAAGGCATTGCTTTTGTCGATGCACCTGTATCCGGCGGGCAGGCGGGTGCCGAAAATGGTGCGCTTTCGGTCATGTGTGGCGGCGCCGAAGACAGCTATGCCCGCGCCGAGGCTGTGATTGCTGCCTATGCCAAGCTCTGCCGGCGGATCGGTGACAGCGGTGCCGGACAAATGACAAAGATGTGCAACCAGATTGCGATTGCGGGTCTGGTGCAGGGTTTATCCGAGGCGCTTCATTTTGCGCAAAAGGCAGGCCTTAATGGTGAGGCGGTTGTCGAGGTGATCAGCCAAGGTGCTGCTGGCAGTTGGCAGATGTCGAACCGCTATCAGACAATGCTGGCCGATAAATGGGACCACGGGTTTGCGGTGGATTGGATGCGCAAGGATCTGGGTATCTGCCTTGATGCCGCCGATGAAAACGGAGCGAGCTTGCCTGTGACAGCACTGGTCGATCAATTCTATAAAGACGTGCAAAAACTTGGCGGCGGGCGTTGGGACACGTCATCCCTGCTGAAGCGTCTTCAGGAGATCGATGAAAAATCCGGCTCATACTAG
- a CDS encoding ABC transporter transmembrane domain-containing protein, with protein MAETQKSTAEDRPVGKRVSALKALWPFMRTYRYNMIAAGFALVFTAMVALSLPMAAGQVVDTFGLASGEISQHFVTMLIIAVLLSFGTALRYYLVTRLGERVVADIRKAVFNRMISMSPAFYEKIMTGEVLSRITTDTTLILSVIGSSVSIALRNILIFIGGVILMLLTSVKMSVMVLWPIPVVLFPILFLGRRVRSLSKENQDLIAESSGDASEQLLSAQTVQAFTHEELSRAKFDEVTEQSYRSARRRIMTRAALTAIVIFMVFAAIVLFLQMGSQDVVAGEITEGGLVQFMIYTIMVGGAVAALSEVWGELQRAAGATERLVELLTAEDTVQDPAEPKTLPQPVKGTLQFENVQFHYPSRPQVSALDGINLEIKAGETVALVGPSGAGKSTIIQMVQRFYDPQSGAVKIDGMDLRELLRSEFRQHIALVPQDPVIFADTARENIRFGRPTATDAEVEEAAKAAAAYDFLKALPDGFESYVGERGVMLSGGQKQRIAIARAILRDAPILLLDEATSALDAESEYAVQRAVEELARTRTTLIVAHRLATVKKADRIIVLEDGKIAAQGTHDALVAQGGLYARLARLQFTEGVAAE; from the coding sequence ATGGCTGAGACCCAAAAATCCACCGCCGAAGATCGGCCCGTCGGCAAACGTGTCAGCGCGCTGAAAGCCCTTTGGCCTTTCATGAGAACCTACCGCTACAACATGATCGCGGCAGGCTTTGCGCTTGTTTTTACAGCCATGGTCGCGCTGAGCTTGCCAATGGCAGCGGGGCAGGTTGTTGATACCTTCGGGCTGGCCAGCGGCGAGATCAGCCAGCACTTCGTGACAATGCTGATTATCGCTGTACTGCTCTCATTCGGAACGGCGCTGCGCTATTACTTAGTCACGCGGCTAGGTGAACGGGTTGTCGCAGATATTCGCAAGGCCGTATTCAACCGCATGATCAGCATGAGCCCTGCGTTTTACGAAAAAATCATGACGGGTGAGGTGCTTAGCCGCATAACCACAGATACCACATTGATCCTTTCGGTCATCGGCAGCTCGGTTTCGATCGCATTGCGCAACATCCTGATCTTCATCGGTGGCGTAATCCTGATGTTGCTGACCTCGGTCAAGATGAGTGTGATGGTCCTTTGGCCTATCCCGGTGGTCCTGTTCCCGATCCTCTTTCTCGGTCGCCGTGTCCGCAGCCTGTCCAAGGAAAATCAGGACCTGATTGCTGAATCCAGTGGCGATGCGTCCGAACAGCTCTTGTCAGCGCAAACCGTGCAGGCCTTTACACACGAAGAACTCAGCCGCGCCAAATTCGACGAAGTCACCGAGCAAAGCTATCGCTCTGCCCGCCGCCGGATCATGACGCGTGCGGCGCTGACGGCCATTGTGATCTTCATGGTCTTCGCCGCGATCGTGTTGTTTTTGCAAATGGGTTCACAAGACGTGGTCGCCGGCGAAATCACCGAAGGCGGGTTGGTGCAGTTCATGATCTACACCATCATGGTCGGCGGCGCTGTCGCGGCCCTGTCCGAGGTTTGGGGTGAATTGCAACGCGCCGCTGGTGCTACGGAACGTCTGGTCGAGCTTCTGACCGCCGAAGATACCGTGCAGGATCCTGCAGAGCCCAAGACATTGCCCCAGCCCGTCAAAGGCACGCTGCAATTCGAGAACGTGCAGTTCCACTATCCGTCCCGGCCGCAGGTTTCTGCCCTTGATGGCATCAACCTTGAGATTAAGGCCGGTGAGACCGTTGCACTCGTTGGTCCGTCCGGGGCGGGCAAAAGCACCATCATCCAGATGGTGCAGCGCTTCTACGACCCGCAATCCGGTGCGGTCAAAATCGACGGCATGGATCTGCGAGAGCTTCTGCGCTCGGAGTTCCGCCAGCACATCGCGCTTGTCCCGCAAGATCCTGTGATCTTTGCCGATACGGCGCGCGAAAATATCCGCTTCGGCCGGCCCACTGCCACCGACGCCGAGGTTGAAGAGGCCGCAAAAGCTGCCGCCGCCTATGATTTTCTCAAAGCGTTGCCTGATGGTTTTGAAAGCTATGTCGGCGAACGCGGTGTAATGCTCTCGGGTGGGCAGAAACAGCGGATTGCGATTGCGCGCGCCATTCTGCGCGATGCACCGATCCTGCTCTTGGACGAGGCCACGAGCGCGCTGGATGCTGAAAGCGAATATGCGGTGCAGCGCGCGGTCGAAGAACTGGCGCGGACCCGCACGACACTGATTGTCGCGCACAGGCTGGCCACCGTCAAAAAGGCCGACCGCATCATCGTTCTGGAAGACGGCAAAATCGCGGCCCAAGGTACACATGACGCGCTTGTCGCCCAAGGCGGGCTCTACGCGCGGTTGGCGCGGCTGCAGTTCACAGAAGGTGTCGCGGCGGAATAG
- a CDS encoding chemotaxis protein CheD: MNHFLLAGTGAARGNDLRYGVNAMELLINELLRAGAERHKLTAKLFGGARMTDHSRDIGQSNARFASDFLMQEGIPCLSKSLGGDQARRVQFTPTTGAARQLQIAGVAPEIIPEKPVAAPAPDITLF; this comes from the coding sequence ATGAATCACTTTTTACTGGCTGGAACAGGTGCTGCGCGCGGAAACGATCTCCGCTACGGCGTCAATGCGATGGAACTCTTGATCAACGAACTGCTTCGTGCCGGTGCAGAACGCCACAAACTCACAGCGAAACTCTTTGGCGGCGCGCGCATGACGGATCATTCCCGCGACATTGGTCAATCCAATGCACGTTTCGCGTCTGATTTCCTGATGCAAGAGGGTATTCCCTGCCTGTCCAAGAGCCTTGGCGGTGATCAGGCGCGCCGCGTGCAGTTTACACCGACGACCGGTGCCGCACGCCAGTTGCAGATTGCAGGTGTCGCGCCCGAGATCATTCCTGAAAAGCCGGTGGCGGCACCTGCGCCGGACATCACGCTTTTCTAG
- a CDS encoding chemotaxis protein CheA — translation MTDSAILDAFFEECEDLLVALSDGLEDMREGKADSETVNAVFRSVHSIKGAAGAFSLEDLVSFAHIFETVLDDVRAGKLATDDTLLRVLQRAGDILADLVDAARDGLPADADQVDPVVAELQSFLGAEGLVEEEFVFEALTLAFDNAPTTATYQVQFRPSREFYATGNDPALVIAALQDLGPCTVRTLTGDVPHDFADFQWDEGYLTWQVDVADQQNDLAIREVFQFVDDLCDLRIAEDFGDEAAPLADDPAPDVALSTETAGPPYETAQEPVVERVVQPAVMEDAPAKTDKPAKRPASTLRVDPERVDRLINAVGELIINQSVISQRIDEAGLPNSAELHGDLDDYKLLAREIQEGVMAIRAQPVKPLFQRMLRIAREAADATGKDVNLVTEGDGTEVDKIVVERLADPLTHMIRNAIDHGIEKPHDRVSAGKPATGTLRLTASQRSGSIVIEIIDDGAGLNRKRIKEIAISKGLISADLQLTEQEIDHLLFAPGFSTAAEVTNLSGRGVGMDVVKTAITALGGRITISSITGQGTTFSITLPLTLAVMDGMIINVGGQTMVVPISSILETIRPTKADLSRIGLHSQLLRIRGDYVPIIDLAERLGVRSSSDTMTDRVLLLIQTESVTQCALAVDDIFDQRQVVVKSMQGSYGEIAGISGATILGDGKIALIIDPDAIAAAPTTELKLQIQAQREVAHAAT, via the coding sequence ATGACAGACAGTGCAATTCTTGACGCCTTTTTTGAAGAATGTGAGGACCTTCTGGTCGCCCTCTCGGACGGCCTGGAAGACATGCGCGAGGGCAAGGCGGACAGTGAAACCGTGAATGCCGTGTTCCGCTCCGTCCACTCGATCAAAGGTGCGGCTGGTGCCTTCTCGCTCGAGGATCTCGTGAGTTTTGCACACATCTTCGAAACAGTTCTGGACGACGTTCGCGCTGGCAAGCTCGCAACAGATGACACACTCTTGCGGGTGCTGCAGCGGGCCGGTGACATTCTAGCGGATCTGGTGGATGCCGCCCGTGACGGGCTTCCGGCCGATGCCGATCAGGTGGATCCGGTTGTCGCAGAACTGCAATCCTTTTTGGGTGCCGAAGGCCTTGTCGAAGAGGAATTCGTGTTCGAAGCCCTCACTTTGGCCTTTGACAATGCCCCGACTACAGCCACCTATCAGGTCCAATTCAGGCCGAGCCGGGAGTTTTACGCCACAGGCAACGATCCGGCTCTGGTGATTGCAGCCCTGCAAGACTTGGGGCCCTGCACGGTGCGCACCCTGACCGGCGACGTTCCTCACGATTTTGCCGATTTCCAGTGGGACGAAGGCTATCTGACCTGGCAGGTGGATGTGGCGGATCAACAAAATGATTTGGCGATCAGAGAGGTCTTCCAGTTTGTTGACGACCTCTGTGATCTGCGTATTGCCGAGGACTTTGGCGACGAAGCGGCCCCCTTGGCCGACGACCCTGCGCCCGACGTCGCATTATCGACGGAAACCGCAGGACCTCCATATGAAACAGCACAAGAACCAGTCGTAGAGCGTGTCGTACAGCCTGCCGTAATGGAGGACGCCCCTGCAAAGACTGATAAGCCTGCCAAGCGACCTGCAAGCACGTTGCGCGTCGATCCCGAACGGGTGGACCGGTTGATCAACGCGGTTGGTGAGCTGATTATCAACCAGTCCGTTATTTCTCAGCGGATCGACGAAGCGGGCCTGCCCAATAGTGCCGAACTGCACGGTGATCTGGACGACTACAAACTTTTGGCCCGCGAAATCCAGGAAGGTGTGATGGCGATCCGCGCACAGCCTGTGAAACCGCTGTTTCAACGGATGTTGCGTATCGCGCGCGAGGCGGCCGATGCCACAGGCAAAGACGTCAACCTCGTGACGGAAGGCGACGGAACCGAGGTCGACAAGATCGTTGTCGAACGGCTGGCTGATCCTCTGACCCATATGATCCGCAACGCCATTGATCACGGCATTGAAAAGCCGCACGATCGCGTAAGTGCTGGAAAACCCGCGACCGGCACGTTGCGTCTGACAGCCAGCCAGCGATCAGGCAGTATCGTGATCGAGATTATTGATGACGGGGCAGGTCTTAATCGCAAGCGCATCAAAGAGATTGCAATCAGCAAGGGGCTCATATCTGCAGACCTCCAACTCACCGAACAGGAAATTGATCACCTGCTGTTTGCGCCAGGGTTTTCCACGGCTGCAGAGGTCACCAATCTGTCGGGTCGCGGTGTGGGCATGGATGTGGTCAAAACGGCGATCACCGCATTGGGCGGCCGCATTACGATCAGCAGCATCACGGGCCAAGGAACCACGTTTTCGATCACCCTGCCGCTCACACTGGCAGTCATGGACGGGATGATCATTAATGTCGGCGGTCAGACAATGGTCGTGCCAATTTCCAGCATCCTCGAAACCATCCGTCCCACCAAAGCTGATCTTTCGCGGATTGGCCTGCATAGCCAGTTGCTCCGCATTCGGGGCGACTATGTCCCAATTATTGATTTGGCAGAACGGCTTGGGGTGCGCTCGTCATCAGACACTATGACGGATCGGGTGCTTTTGCTCATACAAACGGAATCTGTGACGCAATGTGCCTTGGCCGTGGATGATATTTTCGACCAGCGACAGGTTGTCGTGAAAAGCATGCAAGGCAGCTACGGAGAAATTGCGGGGATTTCAGGGGCCACGATATTGGGCGATGGCAAGATCGCCCTGATCATCGATCCCGACGCCATTGCCGCAGCACCTACCACCGAATTGAAGTTGCAAATCCAAGCCCAAAGAGAGGTCGCACATGCAGCAACATGA
- a CDS encoding acyl-CoA synthetase, translated as MAFATVADRDAIENEKPWEARDKATTTFELLCRTAAKHGARKAVTFSLFSEPDAKCETLDWNTLRDKTAQAANMFRSLGVGEDDVVAYLMPNATETVLTYLGGQVAGIVNPINPLLDAEQIAAILRETKAKVLVTLKAFPKTDVAQKAAEAVRLAPNVTHVLEVDLHRYLTGFKRLIVPLIRPKNPVAHKAKVLDFNAEMNKLPKTLNFEDSKTDRVAAYFHTGGTTGMPKVVQHRYSGIIYNAWLGDRLLFTEEDVQICPLPLFHVFATIVSLGASLGSGAQIVFPTPQGYRGEGVFDNFWKLIEKHKVTFMITVPTAMSALMQRKVDADISTLRLAFCGSAPLPLELYRRFEEAAGVTICEGYGLTEATCLVSINPPAGEKRVGSIGLPFPYTDIKIVNPADGEIRDVDEIGEICVSNPGVFGGQTYTEADKNKNLFYPGEESDQQYLRTGDLGRFDSDGYLWITGRAKDLIIRGGHNIDPAEIEEALAGHEAVAFAGAIGQPDQHAGEVPCVYVELVDGAEVTEEDLMAYAKEHVHERAAHPKYLGILDELPKTAVGKIFKPDLRRLAITRVFNAALKDVGAEVRDVSEDKKRGLVAHIVKTGDASDAEIGTALNAYTIPWELVD; from the coding sequence ATGGCTTTTGCAACTGTCGCGGACCGGGACGCTATCGAAAACGAAAAGCCGTGGGAGGCCCGCGATAAGGCCACAACCACCTTTGAACTGCTTTGCCGGACGGCCGCCAAACATGGGGCACGAAAAGCTGTCACCTTCAGCCTGTTCTCTGAGCCCGATGCGAAATGCGAAACGCTTGACTGGAACACCCTGCGCGACAAGACGGCACAAGCCGCCAACATGTTCCGCAGTCTGGGTGTCGGCGAAGATGATGTCGTGGCCTACCTGATGCCCAATGCGACCGAAACGGTCCTGACATATCTGGGCGGGCAGGTGGCGGGGATCGTGAACCCGATCAACCCGCTGCTTGACGCGGAACAAATAGCCGCCATCCTGCGGGAAACCAAGGCCAAGGTGCTTGTCACCCTCAAGGCATTTCCAAAAACCGATGTCGCCCAAAAGGCCGCCGAGGCCGTGCGCCTGGCCCCCAATGTCACCCATGTGCTGGAAGTTGATCTGCACCGCTATCTGACAGGATTTAAGCGCCTGATCGTGCCGCTGATCCGCCCCAAGAACCCCGTTGCCCACAAGGCCAAGGTGCTTGATTTCAACGCCGAGATGAACAAACTGCCCAAGACGCTGAATTTTGAGGATAGCAAGACCGACAGGGTCGCCGCCTATTTCCACACCGGCGGTACCACGGGCATGCCCAAGGTCGTGCAGCACAGGTACTCTGGTATCATCTACAATGCGTGGCTGGGCGATCGTTTGCTCTTTACCGAAGAAGACGTGCAAATCTGTCCGCTCCCGTTGTTTCATGTCTTTGCAACGATCGTGTCATTGGGCGCGTCGCTGGGGTCGGGGGCGCAGATCGTGTTCCCCACGCCGCAAGGATATCGTGGCGAGGGCGTGTTCGATAACTTCTGGAAGCTGATCGAAAAGCACAAAGTGACCTTCATGATCACCGTGCCCACGGCCATGTCGGCACTGATGCAGCGCAAGGTCGATGCGGATATTTCCACATTGCGGCTGGCCTTCTGCGGCTCGGCGCCACTGCCGCTCGAGCTTTATCGCCGCTTTGAAGAGGCCGCAGGTGTCACGATCTGTGAAGGCTACGGGTTGACCGAAGCGACATGCCTTGTCTCGATCAATCCGCCCGCTGGTGAAAAGCGCGTCGGCTCCATTGGTTTGCCTTTCCCCTACACAGACATCAAGATCGTCAATCCCGCCGATGGCGAAATCCGCGACGTGGATGAAATCGGCGAAATCTGCGTTTCCAACCCCGGAGTCTTTGGCGGCCAGACTTATACCGAGGCCGACAAGAACAAGAACCTTTTCTATCCTGGTGAGGAATCTGACCAGCAATATTTACGGACGGGTGATCTGGGGCGGTTCGACAGTGACGGCTACCTCTGGATCACGGGGCGCGCCAAGGACCTGATCATCCGCGGCGGTCATAACATCGACCCTGCAGAGATCGAAGAAGCCTTGGCCGGGCATGAGGCTGTGGCCTTTGCCGGTGCCATTGGTCAGCCAGATCAACACGCAGGTGAGGTCCCTTGCGTTTATGTCGAACTTGTCGATGGGGCAGAGGTGACGGAAGAAGACCTGATGGCCTATGCCAAGGAACATGTACACGAACGCGCGGCGCATCCCAAGTATCTGGGAATATTGGATGAATTGCCAAAAACGGCGGTTGGAAAAATCTTTAAGCCAGACCTGCGCAGATTGGCGATCACCCGCGTCTTCAACGCCGCTCTCAAGGATGTTGGTGCGGAGGTACGTGACGTGAGCGAAGATAAAAAGCGCGGTTTGGTTGCCCATATCGTCAAGACAGGTGATGCATCTGATGCAGAAATCGGCACGGCGTTGAACGCCTACACTATACCTTGGGAGCTGGTGGACTAA
- a CDS encoding response regulator, with amino-acid sequence MSLKDSLRVMIVDDMGVSRGLLVQAIEEMGIWKNQAENDGRAALQKLIADPVHLVLSDYNMPGMDGLQLLQALRQNRSTARIGFILVTGNPTPDLVSKGKALGLNNIIKKPFTTATMKQCIESVVGRL; translated from the coding sequence TTGAGCCTGAAAGACTCCTTGCGGGTAATGATCGTTGACGACATGGGCGTCAGTCGCGGCCTTTTGGTACAAGCGATCGAAGAGATGGGCATCTGGAAAAACCAGGCCGAGAATGACGGGCGCGCGGCCCTCCAAAAACTGATTGCAGATCCGGTGCACCTTGTGCTGTCTGATTACAACATGCCCGGCATGGACGGGCTGCAACTGTTACAGGCGCTGCGTCAAAATAGATCAACCGCGCGGATCGGCTTTATTCTGGTAACAGGCAACCCGACACCTGACCTGGTCAGCAAGGGCAAAGCGCTTGGCTTGAACAACATCATTAAAAAACCGTTTACCACAGCGACGATGAAACAGTGCATCGAGAGCGTGGTAGGTCGCTTATGA